The Sandaracinus amylolyticus genomic interval CAGGATCACTCGCTCGCGCAGGACGTGCTCGAGCTCACGCCCGAGATCGACGACGAGAAGGCGGCGAAGCTCCCGCAGAACGTGATCACGCGCGCGCTCGGGATGAGCGAGACGGTGCGCGTCTCGGTGCGCTCGTTCGATCTCGCGCTCGGCGACGTGTTCGTGCTCTGCACCGACGGCCTGACCGACGTGCTCTCCGACGAGGACATCGCGGAGACGCTGCTGACCACGAACAGCGTGCGCGGTCAGGTCTCGGCGCTGCTCGCGCGCGCGAAGGCCGCGCCTGCCGACGACAACGTCGCGATCGCCGTGGTGCGCTTCGACGCGCTCCCCGGTGCGCTCGCGGTGCCCAAGCGCCACGCGACGCGCCCGCACCCGACGCGCCCGCCGAGCGGCGCGCCCCCGCGCGCGACGTTGCCCGGCGACAGCTGGCACGACCCCGAGATCGTCGTGCTCGAGAACGAGCCCGACGACGACGAGCCCGCGCTCCACATCGTGCCCGCGAGCGTCCCGCCCGGCATGCTCGACGCGCTCCACGACGTGGTCCTCCCACGTCCTCGTCCGCGCAAGCGCTTCCCGAG includes:
- a CDS encoding PP2C family protein-serine/threonine phosphatase; its protein translation is MSSTESQPSPAPALEVMAAADKDIGGREHDEDGFLLRPDLALFAVADGAGGENAGNVASSIALASLARHFEATQKSARTTQTFDRLGLPLLARRLSAGIHRASREVLEIARSADRYRGMGTTIVALAPDLETAVLHVAHVGDSRCYRLRAGRLELLTQDHSLAQDVLELTPEIDDEKAAKLPQNVITRALGMSETVRVSVRSFDLALGDVFVLCTDGLTDVLSDEDIAETLLTTNSVRGQVSALLARAKAAPADDNVAIAVVRFDALPGALAVPKRHATRPHPTRPPSGAPPRATLPGDSWHDPEIVVLENEPDDDEPALHIVPASVPPGMLDALHDVVLPRPRPRKRFPRPEPQGGEPRARADEDAQDAEPPALTLVDDDDE